In one Tissierellales bacterium genomic region, the following are encoded:
- a CDS encoding type II toxin-antitoxin system RelE/ParE family toxin, with protein MYNIKFYQGENGKEPMREFLDSLETKMKAKVAREITLLRDNGRELREPHCKYIDKGIFELRIKFSSNISRIFYFFYVDNNIILTNG; from the coding sequence ATGTATAATATAAAATTTTACCAAGGCGAAAATGGGAAAGAGCCAATGAGAGAATTTCTAGATAGCTTGGAGACGAAAATGAAAGCAAAAGTAGCAAGAGAGATAACCTTGCTAAGAGATAATGGAAGAGAATTAAGAGAACCCCATTGCAAATATATTGATAAAGGCATATTTGAACTTAGAATTAAGTTCTCAAGTAACATATCAAGGATATTCTATTTCTTTTATGTGGATAATAATATTATATTAACCAATGGAT